The genomic region CCGCCGTGGTGAAGGTTCTCACCGGTAAGGGCGGGCGCGCCGTGCAGGCCAAGGACGACACGATCGTGTTGGACATCGGCCCGGTCGTCGACAGTGTGCAGAAGCGGTTGGCCGACGCCGGCTTCGAGAAGGCGAGCAGGATTCCCGACGTCGACCGAGAGATCGTGCTCCTGCGGACGGACAAACTGACCGGGGCTCAGGACGCCCTGCGTCTACTCGCCGTCCTCGGCCGCTGGCTGCCGGTCGCGGTCGTGGTACTCGCCGCGCTGGGCGTGTGGCTGGCGCCCTCGCACCGCGCCGGTCTCATGGCCACGGGCATCGGAATCGGCGTGGCGATGATCGTGCTGCTCGTGGGACTGGCCATCATGCGCCAGGTCTATCTGGACTCCGTCCCGCCCGACACCCAGCCGCGGGACGCGGCAGCGGCCATCTACGACACGCTCGTCCGTTTCCTGCGAGACAGCGCGCTCACCTGGCTGACCATAGCCATCATCATCGTGGTCGCTGGCTATCTCTTCGGGCCGGGACGCGGCGCCCGGGCCGTCCGCTCCGGCGCCGCCCACGCCACCGGCGCCCTCGGTCGGGCCGCGACCCGGGTGGGTGTGCGCACCGGCGCGGCGGGCCGATGGTTGGCCAGGCATCGCCGCCTCATCAGCGGGATCGTCGTCGGGGCCGGGGCGCTGGCCCTGGCGCTGTGGAACTCTCCGACCCCGTCAGCGGTCGCCCTCGTCTTGGTGATAGTTCTGTTCACCCTGGTTGCGCTGGGTGTCCTTGCCGCCGCCGGCACGACCCGACCCGGTCCCGAGAGCCCCGAGGGCAGGCGTTCCGACGGCGTCGTGGGGCCGCCGACCACCTGACACCCACGCCGATACGCACGGCCCGGTTCAGGCCGGCGACCGGCCGAAGGCGATGCGGACCAGCGCGGGGAACATCCCCCAGACACCCGGCCGCGCGGCCGGGACCCCGGGCGCGTGCAGGGGAATCCGAATGCGTAGAGCCGCCGGAAGCAGGCGGAGATCCAACGGTGGCGGCAGGCGCAGCGCCTCCCCGTCCACACCGACGCTGACCGGTCGCGCGGAGTCGATGCGCAGGGTGGGGCTGGTCCACTGGTGGAAACCGCGGAACCGGCTGATGGCACCCATGGACTCGAGCGCGACGAGGGCGGGCAGGTCGCGAGCGCGATCGACGCGCAACGCCGCCACGCCAAGCCGGCCGCTGTCGAGCCGGGGGCGGGTACCGAAACCACCAAGGCTGTGCAGCTGGTAGGCGTTGTTCGACACGAGTAGGACGTCCGCGGTCGATCCGGCCTGACCGTCCGGGCCGGTGAAGCGAAGATCCGGCGGTGCGCGGTCCACGCCCAGCAGGTCGGGCAGCATCGCGGCCGCCGTTCCCATCTTCGCGTCACGGTAGCTGTCGGACTGCACGATTTCGGCGTAGACGCCCAACGAGACGTTGTTGACGAACACGCGGTCACCGAGCTGACCGAGGTCCACGCGCTGCTCGACGGCGTGGTCGAACGCGTCGAGCGCCCCCACCACATCCTTCCGGTCGAGGCCAAGGTCAAGGGCGAAGTGGTTACGAGTACCGGCTGGGACGCAGACGAACGCCATCCCGCGCCGCCGCGCCACGTCCGCGACCAGTGCCTGCGAACCATCGCCGCCCGCCATGCCCACCACGTCGGCTCCGTGGTCGGCGGCGTCCTCGGCGAGGGAACGGAGATCAGCGTGTTCCGTGAGGGTAACGACCGTGATCCCGCGCCGGGCGGCCTCCTGAGCGAGATGGTGGCGGTCGGCGGCGCCACCCCCGGATCGCGGGTTCACCAGCAGCACGCCGCGCCGCGCGGCTCCGACCATGAGCCCCTTGGGTCGGTGTCGTCCGAAGGCGCCGCGCGCCGCGGTTCCCGACGTGACGAGCAGGCCCGCGGTGACCAGCGCGGTGGTCAGGCCGACCACCCCCGCGAAGGCGATCAGGCCGCCGAGTGTCACGGCAGCCACGACAGCCGCGATCAGGCGGCGCAGCCCCCGTCCGACCAGCGCCGTCCAGCCCGCCACCAACGCGATCGTCACGGCGGCGACCGAAACCGGCAGGGCAATCGGCCGGTCGATCAGCCGGGCAAGTACAACAGTGACCACCGCGGCGAAGCTCACCAACGCGGCCGAAGCCGCCACCCGCCGGGAGCGGGACACCGACGCTCCCGCCCGCCGCCGCCCCGCCCGGCGAATGATCCCGAAATGCACGATTACCCATCCTTCCTGGCTTCACAGCCGCCCCGCCGGGATCAGGTTCTCCTCGCGAGGCGTACCCCGTTCAGCCCTCGGTGTGCCTCCATGACCAGGGGTCCCCCGACCATGCACACGGCGGCGGTTGTGCTGCACCGTGACAGCATCGCTGAGGTGGTGATGCGGGCGTTGACGAAGAAACCCGCCGACCGCCAGCCCGACGCCCATGCCTTCGCCCTCGACCTGGCCGCCGCCGCTGCCCTCGCCGCTGGGCCGGACAGTACGGCTGTGGAACATTCCCTGAACACCGGTTCGGCCGGGTAGGAGACATCGCTGAGGCGGCCGAGCCGGCAGGCTCGATACAGGTAAACGCCCTCGTCGAGCAGGGCCGCCCGGACCTGGGGGCGGGGCTGGCGTCAGCGGACAAGACCGTCTCGCCGGCGTCCGCGACGAGCCAAGTCCCGCAGGCGGTCGGATTAGTTTCGCCTTTACCAGCTCCGGTCGATGCTGGCCGGCACCAGTCTGATGACATGGACGGGTGCCGGCGACGCGATGGGGACCTCGGATCGACGAGCGGTTCGCTCGGCCGCTGCGGCGCGGGCTGCCCGCGTCGGCCCGGACACCTGGGGTGCGCGTCGTCGAGGCCGCCGGTGCGCTGCTGCGCGTCCGCGACGTCGGACAGGGGCGGACGGTGGTGTTCGTCGCGGATCCGCCGGTCACCGTGGAGGCGTACAGCGAGGTGATCAGCCGGCTCGCCGGGCGTCACCGGGTGGTCGTCCTCGAACCGCCGGGATTCGGCTTCTCAACCCCGCCGGCCGGCTTCGACGGCTCCTTCGCCGCGACCGCCCGGGTCGTCGAGGCCTTGCTGACCGACCTCGGCGGCGCGCCGATGGGGCTGGTGTTTCCCTGCGCGTTCGGCTACCTCGGCCTGGACATCGCCACCCGCCGCCCCGACCTGGTCGACCGTCTCGTGCTCACGCAGGCCCCGAGCTGGGCACAGGAGATCGCCTGGCGGGACTCCGTCGCCCGCAGATCGCCGCTGCGCTGGCCGGGGGTCGGCCAGCTCCTCCTGCGGCCGTGCGCGCCGCTGGTCGCCCGCTCCTGGCTGCGCGCCGCCACAGCCGACGCCACGCTGACCGCCACGCTCGTCCGCCACAGCGACGCCGCGTTCGCCGCGGGGGCGACGTTCGCCCTCGCCACCGCGTTCCAGACCTACCTCAACGGCCCCGCCCCGACCCTGGCGCCGACCGTCCCGGTCACCCTGCTGTGGGGCGACGCCGACCGGTCCCACCGCGGCAGCGATCCGCAGACGCTCCGCGACCACGTCCCCTCTGTCCGTATCCACCGGTTGCCCGGGACGGGGCACTTCCCCGAGCTGCAACGCCCAGACGCCCTCGCCGCCGCCCTGGCCGTTGACGCAACGACGTGACACCTCCGCTCATGGCATCCCACTGTCCGCGACAGCCGGAGGGGGCCGTGCCGGAGCCCGCGGTCCACGTCCAGCTCGCCCAGGCCGCCGCCACCGCGCTGGACGTGCTGGCGACGCTGCGGGCCTCCCGCACCCCTGCGGGGGTCTGCGGCGGACACCGGGTCGGGGAAGTTACAGGGCTAGTCAGGCCCCCGCGACACCGGCGACGGCCACTAGGACGGCGAATCCAGCCCGGCCGCCGGCGCGCACCGCGGCCGGCAGGTTGGCCCCGTCGGCGCGATGCAGGATGCCGTTCATCAAGCCGGCAACGACGGAGATGGCGACGATCGCCGTCGCTGCGAGGACGACCGTGAGGCCGATGTGCACGGAGCACTCCCGAGGGGCACGAGGTTGCCCGACGCCTTGATCGCGCCAAGCGCCGCGCTTCCCCCACGGCGCTGCAGATTCTATGAGGTCTCGGCGGGGGCATCTTCCCCGGCCACCTAATGGATCTTGCCGGAGACCGGTTGATTTTTGACAGGCCTGAATGCTCTCGCCGGCATCGTCCAATCCCCTCCGCGTGATCATGATGGTGGTTCGGGGGATTCGTCGTCTCGGGCGCGCAGGAGACGTAGGACGGCCATCGCGCGGCGGACGCGTACGGGGTTGCGACTCAACAGGGCGGTGATTCCTGCGAGCAGGGTCAGGACCGCGTCGGGTAGGTAGCGCAGGACCAGGACGACGGCGATCAGGGCCGGGGGCGCGGCCATGCCGGCGGCGACGGTGCTCATGGCTGTCCTGCGCGCACTGTCATCGGCCGGCCAAGCGAGGGCCGGGCAGCCGCGGCCAGTGCGGGCACCCGCCGGGGGAAGGCGGGGTACCTGGGGCTCGCCTCCCGCCGGGTATGCCACGGCATGCCCATGGCACCCGGGCCGGTTGGGGGCGGTGGGGTGCACGGGAGCGGGAAACGGGGACGGCAACCCTCACCGGGCGGCAACTTCGATTGCCGACTGTTCGGCAATCGAAGTTGCCACCAGCCCAGTGGGTCGTGGCGCTCGCCGCTGCGAGACCGGAGGCGGGCACCAGAAATCGGACACTCCCATTAGTGGCGGTGTCCGATTTCTGGTGCCCCCTCGCCGGCCCGCACGGCGCACTCGCTGCCAGCGACAACGGACGTTGTCAATAGCAGTGAGTGCGTGTCACCACGAGTAGTGGTGACGGTGCGAAAACAGTGGTCGTTTCGCGTTGTCCCCGCGGAGCGTGGAAAATGCGACAACCGTGATTGCCTGCCTTACGCGGCCGGTCGCCGGACAGGTTTTCTCTCGGCACGACAACATTTGTCCCCCGCCGGGGCAACTGTCATTGCCGCCTCCGCGAGGCCGGTTATCGTCCCCGCCGTGGGTGATCTCGACGCCGTCTGGCAACTACTCGCCGCGCACCCGGCCACCGAGGACCCCCATGCCGGCGCCCTGGACTACCTGACCGCGCTCACCCGAGCCCAGCAGGCCCTCGCTGGCGAACTCGACCGTGCCGTCCTCGCCGCCGTCACCGCCGGCGCCGACTGGGCACAGATCGGCCGGGCCACCGGTCGCACCCGCCAAGGTGCCCGCCAACGCTGGAACCGCTTCCTCCCCCCACCAGCCCCACCCCCGACACCAGCCAGCGACGCATGGCTGCCCGTACTCTCCGACGATCCCTGGGACCGCCGCCCTCCGCCCCGTTACAGCCCACCCGAACTCCTTCACCCTCGCCTGCACACCCGTCTCGCCGACCACCAGGTCCGCCATGACCAGCCCCCCGACGACCCCTGGCCCGCTCATCACACCCACTGACGACCAGAACATGCGATCTTGCGCGAGAAATCTTCGTCTCCCCGAAAAGATCAAAAACGGGAGCGTTGTCGTCGGTCATGCGTGGCCCGGGGGTCAGATGCCGTTGTCGGTCAGGAAGTGGAGCACTGTGAGGGCCAGCATGACCGTGCCGGCGAAGGCGCATGCGCCGCACTGGATCGCGGCCGGGACGGATGCGTGATCGGCTATTTGTAGGAGGGTCCCGGTCAGCGCGGCGATGACGCCGAGCAGGACCGCGATCAGGGTCAGGAGGATGCGGGTGGTTCTTGGCTGGTGTGGTGGGGCGCTGCTCATCGCAGTTCCGTTGTGGTGAGCAGGCCGGTGGTGAGGTGGTCGGCGAGGTCGGTGCGTAGTCGGTCGGCGGCGTCGGCCAGGGCGCGGTGGGCGATGATCTGGTTGTCGAGGTCGGTGAGGACCGCACCGATGCGTTGCTGTTCGCTCAGTGGTGGGCGGGGCAGTCGCAACGATCCGAGGGTGCTGGTGCTGATCGAGGGGATCGCGGTCGCTGACTGTGCACGTCGGGCGATCCAGCTCTGGGCGGCTCGGGCGGACAGGACCGCGAGCAGGTAGGCGGGGTCCACACCGTCGTGGGCGCGTAGGCGCATGAGGTTGGTGCCCAGGAGCCATCCCTGCTGGGCGGCGTCCAC from Frankia alni ACN14a harbors:
- a CDS encoding membrane protein, which encodes MVASAGGGSGSPAYSDDRRPLSVGERAEYERLRSAQAVRHDRLRTVGASLLVLLAVVLAPFGVVAAWAATTISDTDRYVATVAPLATDPAVQNLVIDRLTDRVVSNVDVSQVTASLDGVLARNGVPPVVVDHADTLAGALKTALTSAVHQVVQGVVTSDQFSAVWENANRRAHAAVVKVLTGKGGRAVQAKDDTIVLDIGPVVDSVQKRLADAGFEKASRIPDVDREIVLLRTDKLTGAQDALRLLAVLGRWLPVAVVVLAALGVWLAPSHRAGLMATGIGIGVAMIVLLVGLAIMRQVYLDSVPPDTQPRDAAAAIYDTLVRFLRDSALTWLTIAIIIVVAGYLFGPGRGARAVRSGAAHATGALGRAATRVGVRTGAAGRWLARHRRLISGIVVGAGALALALWNSPTPSAVALVLVIVLFTLVALGVLAAAGTTRPGPESPEGRRSDGVVGPPTT
- a CDS encoding alpha/beta fold hydrolase, translating into MPATRWGPRIDERFARPLRRGLPASARTPGVRVVEAAGALLRVRDVGQGRTVVFVADPPVTVEAYSEVISRLAGRHRVVVLEPPGFGFSTPPAGFDGSFAATARVVEALLTDLGGAPMGLVFPCAFGYLGLDIATRRPDLVDRLVLTQAPSWAQEIAWRDSVARRSPLRWPGVGQLLLRPCAPLVARSWLRAATADATLTATLVRHSDAAFAAGATFALATAFQTYLNGPAPTLAPTVPVTLLWGDADRSHRGSDPQTLRDHVPSVRIHRLPGTGHFPELQRPDALAAALAVDATT
- a CDS encoding diacylglycerol/lipid kinase family protein, translating into MHFGIIRRAGRRRAGASVSRSRRVAASAALVSFAAVVTVVLARLIDRPIALPVSVAAVTIALVAGWTALVGRGLRRLIAAVVAAVTLGGLIAFAGVVGLTTALVTAGLLVTSGTAARGAFGRHRPKGLMVGAARRGVLLVNPRSGGGAADRHHLAQEAARRGITVVTLTEHADLRSLAEDAADHGADVVGMAGGDGSQALVADVARRRGMAFVCVPAGTRNHFALDLGLDRKDVVGALDAFDHAVEQRVDLGQLGDRVFVNNVSLGVYAEIVQSDSYRDAKMGTAAAMLPDLLGVDRAPPDLRFTGPDGQAGSTADVLLVSNNAYQLHSLGGFGTRPRLDSGRLGVAALRVDRARDLPALVALESMGAISRFRGFHQWTSPTLRIDSARPVSVGVDGEALRLPPPLDLRLLPAALRIRIPLHAPGVPAARPGVWGMFPALVRIAFGRSPA